From the Lacipirellulaceae bacterium genome, the window CTCCTATCGCGACACGTTCGTTCCAACTCATGTGAGTCAGAAGACTTGGCAATGGTGAGTGACGCGCCTTTTTGATCCCTCGATGGATTGTCGCAAGCCAACCCTTAAGATCGTTATCTGTGGTTACACTAGTCGTGGCAAGTCACTCGACCGGAATCTTGAGCAGATCGTTGGTGGATCATCGATGATATTCCTGCTTGGGCGAGCTGAGCTTTGAGTTTCCCATACTCGGTCTGCAGTCAAAGGTACTGAATACGAAGGGTATCTGCGTTTTTCTTGGGAAGTGCACTCCCTTGGTTGGCGGCGTGCCATTCTGTATCGTAGGGTTCCCTATAGCGTGTCTCTCACGCAGATAACTAGCCCGAAGCAGCCTTGTCACTATGCGGATTACTCTTCTCAATCAGTACTATACTCCCGATCTCGCTCCGACGGCTCACCTGTCAGCTTCTTTGGCAGAGCATCGCGCTGCTTTGGGCGACGAAGTCCGTGTTCTGACTAGTCGTGGCGGGTATGTCGATGCGTCGGATGTGGCGGCTTCAGAGTCTTCGGGCAATCTGAAAGTCTCCAGGCTTTGGACTCCTCGCTTTGGAAAAAAGTATGCCTTGCTGCGGATCATGGATTACGCGGCGTTCTACCTCCAGACGCTGCTGCGAATGATCTTCATGAAGCGGCAGGATGTGATCATTACGCTCACGACGCCCCCGTTGATTGGGCTGACGGCGGTCGCTCATCGAATCCTCCATCCGAGCACGAAGATCATTCTTTGGAACATGGACTGTTATCCCGATGTGCTTGAGCAAGTCGACATGGTGAAATCGGGCGGCATCGCAAGTCGCTTGTTGCGTTTCCTCGTGCGGCTTCAGTTTCGTTGGGTTGATCATTTGGTTACCCTCGACGAAGCAATGAGCGATCTGCTGCTTCGGCAATACGAACCTTCAAAGCGTAAGCTACCGACGACCGTTATTCCCAATTGGGAACGCAGCAGCCTGTTTCCCAAGGACGAACAGTATTCCCCTTGGACGCCGAATGACTCGGAAGCGTTTCGCGATAAATTCGTCGTTCTCTATTTGGGTAATACCGGGTATGGGCATGAGTTTGAAACCGTAGTGCAAGCGGCGGAACAATTACGTGGGGATGCTCTCGTCTTCCTGTTTGTTGGTGGAGGCAAGCGGTGGCAGATGCTGGAGGAAGCCAAACGAGAGAAGAACCTCGACAATTTCATTCTGCATGGTTACGTTCCTAAAGAGGAAACTCCTCAGGTGATGAATTCGTCGGATTGTGCGTTGATTACGCTCTCCGATTCCAGTTTGGGGATTATGAGTCCCAGCAAGATGCACTCAAATCTAGCCTGCGGACTTCCCATTCTTTATTTGGGGCCGCAAGGTAGCAATGTGGATGAAGCCATTGAAACCTTTGATTGCGGCGAAAGCGTGCGGCATGGCGAGGTCGATCAAGTGGTTGCTTTTTTGCGTCGTTGCGTTTCTGATGACGAGTATCGGATGCAGCTCAAGTCTAATGCTCGAAAAGCTTTCGATAGTCGATACTGCGATGACAAGACCCTGCCAATGTTCGATGCGATCATTGAAGAATTGGTCCAGCAGTAGTCCGTTGCGTTAAGTTTTCTCCCCGAGGTCGATTTTCATGTGCGCTAAAAGATTTTCACTTGCGTCACTCTTGGTTCTGTTCTGTTGCGATTCGATCAGTTACGCCGCTGAGGCAACGGCGACGAAGGAAGCTAAGACCAAGAAGCCTGTTGTGCTCAAGGTGGGTGACGCGGCTCCGAAGTTTGCAGGCGTGACAGATCGGGGGAAGAAGTGGAAGTCTGAGGACCATGTTGGTAAGAAAATCTTAGTCGTCTATTTCTATCCGGCTGATATGACGGGCGGATGTACGAAACAGGCTTGTAGTTATCGCGATCTCATCAAAACGATGGTGCAGGAGGGAAGTCAGGATGAGCTTCCTATCGAAGTCATCGGAGTCAGTGGTGATTCGGTCGAGAATCACAAGCACTTTCGCGAGGAATACAAGCTGAATTTCACGTTACTGGCCGATCCCAAGGGCGAGATCGCCAAGGCTTTCGGGGTAAGAATGGGTAAGGGAGGAACCGTCAACTGGCAACTCGACGGCATGCCCATCGAGCTCGTCCGCGGCGTTACTACGGGCCGTTGGACGTTTGTTATCGGGCCAGATAAAAGAATCGCTTACAAAAACGAGAAAGTGAAACCGGCAAAGGACGCTGCCCAAGTGATGAAGGTTGTCGCAGGGTTGAAATCGAAGAAGTCGTGAAAAGTAAAAGTATTGAACCACAGAGAGCACGGAGGACACGGAGTTTTGAGCTAGGTTGATCGTGTCTCAGCACCTCCCTCCGTGAACTCCGTGCTCTCTGTGGTAAAAACTAGAAGTCATCCGCTTTGACATACGCCTCTACCAGAGCCTTTTCCCCCTCGGCACCCGGTTTTGAATTACCGTGTTCCATGCCCATCACGCCTTCAAAACCTTTCTTGTGAATGTGGCGGAAGACGTTGCGGTAGTTGATTTCGCCGGTGCCAGGTTCTTTCCGGCCCGGGTTGTCGCCGCATTGGAAGTAGCCGATCTCGCTCCAGGCCATGTCAATGTTGGGGATGAGGTTCCCTTCTTGAATCTGCTGGTGGTAAATGTCGAAGAGGATCTTGCATGAAGGGCTGTCGACCGCACGGCAGATTTCGTAGGCCTGGGGAATCTTGTTCAGGAACAAGCCCGGATGATTCGCCCACCAGTTTAAGGGCTCGAGGACCATCACCAGATTGTGCGGCTCGAGGATCTCGCAGCATTGCCTGAGGAGGTCAACGCAGTGGGCCGTTTGGTAGCCCGGCTCAAGGCGGATGTTCACCTTGTCCGTGACGACGGTCATCCACTTGGCGTTCACCCGCTTGGCGACTTCGATGCTGTCGCGAATGTCTTTCAGGACTTTCTCCCGCTCACCCTTGTTCGTGCCCGTGAACGAAACGGCGTTGAAGTCGCCATGGGCGACGAACACGCCCATCGTCATACCGTTGTCCTGCATGATCTTGGCGGCCTGCTCTTGCACCTCGACCGATCGCTTCTTCATGCCGTTGTCTTCCCAGGCGGTGAAACCCAAGTCGGCTGCGTAACGAAGCTGGGCGAGGTAATCGTCGCCCGCTGAGTGCTTGAATTGCCCCGGATGGGGAGCGTACTTTAGATTGAAATTGTTCTTCATGGTGGCTTCAGAACCTGCAGCTTTCGCTGAGGGCTGCTGGGCTTGCAATTGAGAAGTCGTTAGAGAGGCCAAACCAACACTCGCGGCGGCCAGGCCTGTCGATTTTAAGAGTTCGCGTCGATGCATGGGAAGAGTTTTCAGTTGTCAGTGTTCAGTTTTCAGTAAGCGTCTTCAAGCCGGAAGCGTAATTCTCACGGTTCCCTCTCCTGCTTGCGGGAGAGGGCTAGTGTGAGGGTTTTGCACTTTTGCACCAGATCACGATTCTAACGTGCAAAAGTCTGCCCCGGTGTCTTTGGGGTATCGGGCGGTAAGGATGCAGCAGTCAGGGGTTACGGCATTTTGAGCAAATCGGCCGTCCCGACTTTTGCTTTGCAGAAGTCGTCCCGGTGTGCAAAAGTCGCAATGTTTCTCGCTCAAACGATTCACCACAGACCATGTGCGGGCCTCAGCTTACCTTAGCGGCTGGCCTGATTTCAACAAGAATCTCGTGAGAGCAGCGAAGTCCGACGGCGGTTTATCAGCAGGCTTGTAAGGCCTAAGCCGAGAACCAGTAACGCACTCGGCTCGGGCACGATCGAAAATGCAAAGGGAAACGCTTCAGGACCGGTCGGCCCGGCAACCGTGACAACCCCTTCGAAGACAAATGGCGAAGCACTCGTCCGCCGTGCGAACTGAAAATTCGTTTGGGGGCCATCATCGGTTGTGTCCATCCATAGTCGGGTCGCACAGGAATCAAACGGACACGTGTCGCGAAAAGTGGTTCCTGGTGTCGTAATCCACGAGTCAGCAGCCAGAGCCGGAAAGACTTCCAGGAATAGTGGGTTCGGCGGAGCAGTGTCAGATCCAGCTGCGTTATTGTAGATGAACTGAGACCCGACAAGTGAGGTAGAACCTGATGCAAGCGAAACGATGTCGGCGTCTGAGGACAAGAAAAAGTCATAGACACGACTCTTCGGTGAAGGTCCTCCCTCATCGGCGACTTCCTCTGAGGTGACGGGGCGGACCGTTGGGCCAGCGAACGTCACCTCAGCAGCATGCAGGCCGTTGGCTAGGCTTATCGCTAAGCATGTTGCCATGATGAGGTGTCTGAGCATCTTTGCTACCTGTGGCCAGGGTCTCTACCTAGAAGTGACTCCGTCACGACGACGAACACCCAGCATGCCGATCACGCCGAACGCTCCCAGAATCAGGCTGGTGGGTTCCGGTCCGAAGTGAAATCCAAAAGGAATCTCTTCAGGCCCATTCGGACCGGCTACGCGGAAAACGCCTACGAAAGCTCCGCCCAGCCCGCCGCCGATGGTGAGTCGGGCGAAATGAAAATCGTTCTGCGGCCCGTCATCCGTGACGTCGAACCACGAGACATTGTCGTCACCTAATCTTCCACTTGTGATTGCCGTAGAACCGGGAGTTGTGATCCACGAATCGATCTCCAGCAGTTTGAAGACTGGAAAGAATACAGGATTCGGCGGAGCGATATCTGACCCGAGGGGAGGGGCAACATTGAATATCCCGTAGCTGAGTACACGAGCGTCGTCGATACGCAGGATATCGGCGTCGGACGTGAGATAAAAATCCCTTACCAGGTAGTGATCTGGCGGCCCATCGGGAGAAGCCACCTCTTCGGGCGTCACACGTCGGACTCGCTCTGAACGATACGTAACCGTTGCGGCATCAAGGCGCGGCGTGAGTAGGCACACAACGGCAATTAGCATTGGAAAGGGTTTTAGCATCGTCGTCGATCTTTCGAACGGGGGAGGTTAGTTGCCAATTCCACGGCAACGGTTTCCGGCAAAACTTAATAGTCCGATTGCGAACAGTGCCAAACTAGTCGGCTCGGGAAACGGCATGATGGGAGGGCTGAAGATGATGTTGAAGGGGAAGCTCTCGGGGCCGTTTGCGCCAGCCACGCTGACGACTCCGCGGAAGGCTCCGACTCCGTCGGCGGTGAGGCGGGCGAAATGGAAGTTTTGCTGCGGGCCGTCGTCGGAGGTATCGAACCACGAAGCGTTGTCGTCCCCCAAGCTGCCTCCGGCGGTTGCCGTGACGCTGCCGGGCGTTGTGATCCAAGAGTCGGCGCCGAGGGCTGGGAAAACCGCGACAAAGGTTGGATTGGGCGGAGCGGTGTTCGAGCCAAGGGGACTGTTGTAGAGCTGGCCGCTCCCACTGAAAAGCTCGACGAACACGTTCCCGACCCGCAGAATGTCAGCATCCGAGGAGAGGAAGAAGTCGTAAACGTAGCTGTCAGGTAACGGCCCGTCGCCTTCAAGTTCTTCAGCCGTAATCTGTCGAGCATTGCCAAAGTGAAAGTTCACCTGGGCAGCCTTCACGTGAGTCGTGAGAACCAATACCAACGTAGCAACGAGCAGGGCGGGTTTTCGCATGATGAACGCTTCGAATCCTTTCGTGGAAGCTATTAGCGGGGTGTTTCGTGGCGGCGACGGACACCCAGGGTTGCGAGCATCCCGAGACCGAGCAAGGCCATGCTGGTCGGCTCGGGGCAAAAAACAATGATCGAAAACGGAACGATCTCTGGACCGTTTGCTGCAGATACGCTGACAACTCCACGAAAAACAAACGTTGGGCAAGGGCCTGCGACGGTGAGCCGTGCGAAATGAAAATTTTGCTGCGGTCCGTCATCGGTTACGTCGAACCACGAGACATTGGGCTCGCCCAAGTCACCACCGGCCGTTGCCGTGACAAGGCCTGGTGTGGTGATCCAGGAGTCAGCTGCTAAGGAAGGAAATACCGTAATGAAAGCTGGATTTGGCGGTGCCGTATTCGAACCTATGGAGTTGTTGTAGAGCCCTGAACCTTCAATGAAGACATCACCAATTCGCAGGATGTCAGCATTAGTAGTCAGAAAGAAGTCGTGGACAAGATGGCCATCTGGTGGGCCGTTGGTATCAGCGACCTCTTCTGGAGTGACCTGCCGCGATTGAAGTGAGAAAGAAACCTCGGCAGCGTTTGCATGTGTGTTGAAAACACAGATAAACGTGGCAGCTAGTAGGGATTGTCTACTCATCATGATCCGTTGGTTCTATGAGAGAAAGCTATTGATGGGGCGTTTCGCGGCGACGACGGATGCCCAAAGCTCCGATCATGCCTAGGCTGAGCAAGGCTAGGCTGGTCGGTT encodes:
- a CDS encoding PEP-CTERM sorting domain-containing protein, which encodes MATCLAISLANGLHAAEVTFAGPTVRPVTSEEVADEGGPSPKSRVYDFFLSSDADIVSLASGSTSLVGSQFIYNNAAGSDTAPPNPLFLEVFPALAADSWITTPGTTFRDTCPFDSCATRLWMDTTDDGPQTNFQFARRTSASPFVFEGVVTVAGPTGPEAFPFAFSIVPEPSALLVLGLGLTSLLINRRRTSLLSRDSC
- a CDS encoding PEP-CTERM sorting domain-containing protein — protein: MSRQSLLAATFICVFNTHANAAEVSFSLQSRQVTPEEVADTNGPPDGHLVHDFFLTTNADILRIGDVFIEGSGLYNNSIGSNTAPPNPAFITVFPSLAADSWITTPGLVTATAGGDLGEPNVSWFDVTDDGPQQNFHFARLTVAGPCPTFVFRGVVSVSAANGPEIVPFSIIVFCPEPTSMALLGLGMLATLGVRRRHETPR
- a CDS encoding glycosyltransferase family 4 protein; its protein translation is MRITLLNQYYTPDLAPTAHLSASLAEHRAALGDEVRVLTSRGGYVDASDVAASESSGNLKVSRLWTPRFGKKYALLRIMDYAAFYLQTLLRMIFMKRQDVIITLTTPPLIGLTAVAHRILHPSTKIILWNMDCYPDVLEQVDMVKSGGIASRLLRFLVRLQFRWVDHLVTLDEAMSDLLLRQYEPSKRKLPTTVIPNWERSSLFPKDEQYSPWTPNDSEAFRDKFVVLYLGNTGYGHEFETVVQAAEQLRGDALVFLFVGGGKRWQMLEEAKREKNLDNFILHGYVPKEETPQVMNSSDCALITLSDSSLGIMSPSKMHSNLACGLPILYLGPQGSNVDEAIETFDCGESVRHGEVDQVVAFLRRCVSDDEYRMQLKSNARKAFDSRYCDDKTLPMFDAIIEELVQQ
- a CDS encoding PEP-CTERM sorting domain-containing protein — encoded protein: MRKPALLVATLVLVLTTHVKAAQVNFHFGNARQITAEELEGDGPLPDSYVYDFFLSSDADILRVGNVFVELFSGSGQLYNSPLGSNTAPPNPTFVAVFPALGADSWITTPGSVTATAGGSLGDDNASWFDTSDDGPQQNFHFARLTADGVGAFRGVVSVAGANGPESFPFNIIFSPPIMPFPEPTSLALFAIGLLSFAGNRCRGIGN
- a CDS encoding TIM barrel protein yields the protein MHRRELLKSTGLAAASVGLASLTTSQLQAQQPSAKAAGSEATMKNNFNLKYAPHPGQFKHSAGDDYLAQLRYAADLGFTAWEDNGMKKRSVEVQEQAAKIMQDNGMTMGVFVAHGDFNAVSFTGTNKGEREKVLKDIRDSIEVAKRVNAKWMTVVTDKVNIRLEPGYQTAHCVDLLRQCCEILEPHNLVMVLEPLNWWANHPGLFLNKIPQAYEICRAVDSPSCKILFDIYHQQIQEGNLIPNIDMAWSEIGYFQCGDNPGRKEPGTGEINYRNVFRHIHKKGFEGVMGMEHGNSKPGAEGEKALVEAYVKADDF
- a CDS encoding peroxiredoxin, giving the protein MCAKRFSLASLLVLFCCDSISYAAEATATKEAKTKKPVVLKVGDAAPKFAGVTDRGKKWKSEDHVGKKILVVYFYPADMTGGCTKQACSYRDLIKTMVQEGSQDELPIEVIGVSGDSVENHKHFREEYKLNFTLLADPKGEIAKAFGVRMGKGGTVNWQLDGMPIELVRGVTTGRWTFVIGPDKRIAYKNEKVKPAKDAAQVMKVVAGLKSKKS